A genomic window from Petrotoga mexicana DSM 14811 includes:
- the thiD gene encoding bifunctional hydroxymethylpyrimidine kinase/phosphomethylpyrimidine kinase, with translation MKLGLTIAGSDSGGGAGIQADIKTFSAHGVFGMSVITSVTAQNTMGVLGIEDLTPKMVLLQMKAVFEDLFPDAVKIGMVSNEKIIKTIANGLREYKPKNIVLDPVMVSKSGVHLLKEDAINALKSELIPLSLVVTPNLMEAEVLTGIKVGSVKDMRNAAKKIVELGAQSVVVKGGHLIEDAIDVYYDGKDFFEVSSERIPTKNTHGTGCTFSSAIAANLALGYELFDSIKRAKEYITGAIRNSLSIGHGVGPTNHFWRWNL, from the coding sequence ATAAAACTAGGATTAACGATAGCCGGTTCTGATTCAGGTGGAGGTGCTGGTATACAAGCAGATATTAAAACTTTTTCTGCCCATGGCGTTTTTGGAATGAGTGTTATTACTTCTGTAACCGCTCAAAACACGATGGGTGTTTTGGGCATAGAAGATTTAACTCCTAAAATGGTATTGTTGCAAATGAAGGCTGTTTTTGAAGATCTCTTTCCCGATGCAGTGAAAATAGGAATGGTTTCCAATGAAAAGATAATCAAAACTATAGCAAATGGATTAAGAGAGTACAAGCCTAAAAACATTGTTTTGGACCCAGTAATGGTTTCCAAAAGTGGAGTTCATTTGTTAAAAGAGGACGCTATCAATGCTTTAAAAAGTGAACTCATTCCGTTGAGCTTGGTAGTAACTCCAAACTTGATGGAAGCCGAAGTACTAACGGGGATAAAAGTTGGTTCTGTAAAAGATATGAGAAACGCCGCAAAGAAAATTGTGGAGCTTGGAGCTCAAAGTGTGGTAGTAAAGGGAGGACATTTGATAGAAGACGCCATCGATGTATATTATGATGGAAAGGATTTTTTTGAAGTTTCTTCCGAAAGGATACCAACCAAAAATACTCATGGCACAGGCTGCACTTTCTCTTCCGCAATTGCTGCTAACTTAGCTTTAGGATATGAACTTTTTGATTCTATTAAAAGAGCTAAAGAATACATCACAGGTGCAATTAGAAATTCACTATCTATAGGTCATGGGGTAGGACCAACAAATCATTTCTGGAGGTGGAATTTGTGA
- a CDS encoding class I SAM-dependent methyltransferase, with protein sequence MRKSDGQVVERKLGNIQAFNEGAVDFETWFKNNEKLFYSELNALKKMVINPEKCISIGIGDGLFAEKLGIKIGVEPSKSMAELARKRGIKVIEAKAEDLPFEDSSCTQLLLGTILCYVENQEKAIEEAYRVLKKDGEVIVSILPAEGPFALLYRVAKNEGYYDEKISPKIPYPLKFIEKANWIASDELIDLMEKVGFRDIQSVQTLINNPKYCDEEIEEAIPGYKKGSYIVFKGVK encoded by the coding sequence GTGAGAAAGAGTGATGGACAAGTGGTTGAAAGAAAACTAGGTAATATTCAAGCTTTTAACGAAGGAGCGGTAGACTTTGAAACTTGGTTCAAAAATAATGAAAAATTGTTCTATTCTGAGCTTAATGCCTTAAAAAAAATGGTGATAAATCCAGAAAAATGTATAAGTATCGGCATAGGGGATGGTTTGTTTGCTGAAAAACTGGGTATAAAAATTGGAGTAGAACCATCAAAAAGCATGGCGGAACTGGCAAGAAAAAGGGGTATAAAGGTCATAGAAGCAAAAGCTGAGGATCTGCCTTTTGAAGACTCAAGTTGTACACAACTTTTGTTAGGGACCATTCTTTGCTATGTTGAGAATCAAGAAAAAGCAATTGAGGAAGCATATAGAGTTTTAAAAAAGGATGGAGAAGTAATTGTCTCCATTTTGCCAGCGGAAGGGCCTTTTGCTTTATTGTATCGAGTAGCTAAGAATGAAGGTTATTATGACGAAAAAATATCCCCAAAAATCCCTTACCCGTTAAAATTTATTGAAAAGGCAAATTGGATTGCCAGTGATGAATTAATAGATCTAATGGAAAAAGTTGGTTTTAGGGATATCCAATCTGTACAAACATTAATTAATAACCCAAAATACTGTGATGAAGAGATTGAAGAAGCTATTCCAGGTTATAAGAAAGGTAGCTATATAGTATTTAAAGGGGTTAAATGA
- the thiM gene encoding hydroxyethylthiazole kinase, with amino-acid sequence MINKKDIQNQIIQAVEIVRRENPIVGSITNTVTINFVANAQLAVGGSAAMVYLPDEGEFLAKASEATYINFGTFIPLYEQTLPRVSKALHEARKPWVLDPVAVGIGSLRTQLLLELKKYKPTVIRGNASEILALAGLWELEGGTALSTVRGVDSTDSVTSAKNAAVALAKCTGGAVAVSGKTDLITDGSVIAFSHGGSHFMGKITGAGCSLGGVVAVYATAASPFIAALTASAVYNLAGTRAEKKVDGPGSFQIQFLDELYKANAGDIANNPFEIEEV; translated from the coding sequence ATGATTAATAAAAAGGATATTCAAAACCAAATAATTCAGGCGGTTGAAATAGTAAGACGGGAAAATCCTATAGTGGGATCAATTACCAACACTGTAACAATTAATTTTGTGGCTAATGCTCAACTTGCCGTCGGTGGTTCCGCTGCTATGGTTTATTTACCTGATGAAGGTGAATTTTTGGCAAAAGCCAGTGAAGCTACTTATATAAACTTTGGGACATTTATACCACTTTATGAGCAAACTTTACCTCGTGTATCAAAAGCTTTGCATGAAGCACGAAAGCCATGGGTACTTGATCCGGTAGCAGTGGGTATCGGTTCCCTTAGAACTCAGCTTTTGCTGGAATTAAAAAAGTATAAACCTACTGTAATTAGAGGGAACGCTTCGGAAATTCTAGCATTGGCTGGCTTATGGGAATTAGAAGGTGGTACAGCTCTATCCACTGTTCGCGGTGTTGACTCAACGGATTCCGTAACTTCTGCTAAGAATGCGGCTGTTGCGCTGGCAAAGTGTACAGGAGGAGCAGTGGCCGTATCAGGCAAAACGGATTTAATAACCGATGGTTCCGTCATAGCCTTTTCTCATGGAGGGTCACATTTTATGGGGAAAATTACTGGGGCGGGCTGTTCGTTGGGTGGAGTCGTTGCGGTCTATGCAACGGCCGCTTCACCATTTATTGCGGCGCTTACTGCTAGTGCAGTTTATAATTTAGCGGGAACTCGTGCTGAAAAAAAGGTGGACGGTCCCGGTAGTTTTCAAATTCAGTTTCTTGATGAACTGTATAAAGCGAACGCGGGGGACATTGCTAACAATCCATTTGAAATTGAGGAGGTTTAA
- a CDS encoding MTH1187 family thiamine-binding protein, with protein MNTLIAVAIAPIGIGDELAPKVAEVIKVIRDSGLPYHTTSMFTEIEGEWDEVMKVVKDATFVLANEGIRTEVVLKADIRPGFKNMMNAKVNKINDILDGKNNEHQKNI; from the coding sequence ATGAATACATTAATTGCTGTTGCCATAGCACCTATTGGTATAGGTGATGAGCTTGCACCTAAAGTAGCTGAAGTTATAAAAGTAATTCGTGATTCGGGTTTACCTTATCACACAACTTCTATGTTTACAGAGATAGAAGGTGAGTGGGATGAAGTAATGAAAGTCGTTAAAGATGCAACATTTGTACTTGCTAACGAGGGTATCCGTACCGAAGTTGTTCTAAAAGCTGACATACGTCCTGGGTTTAAAAATATGATGAATGCAAAAGTCAATAAAATCAACGATATTTTGGACGGAAAAAATAATGAGCATCAGAAAAACATTTGA
- the thiE gene encoding thiamine phosphate synthase yields MKNMNVKFYGITDRSYLKDQNLIDAIEKAIKGGITVLQLREKELNSRDFYYQALKVKEVTDHYSIPLIVNDRVDIALAVGADGVHVGQEDLPTKIARKIIGKEKILGVSVENVEQAIQAQKDGADYLGVGPVFPSPTKPEAKTISIAEVKKIKESVNIPVVAIGGITAENLYDLMRETNVDGVAVISALFSGDVEENAIRIRKVIEKVEIVNERSQKDGK; encoded by the coding sequence ATGAAAAATATGAATGTGAAGTTCTATGGAATAACTGACAGATCGTATCTAAAGGATCAGAATTTGATTGACGCAATAGAAAAAGCAATAAAAGGGGGCATAACTGTACTTCAACTCAGAGAAAAAGAGTTAAATTCAAGGGATTTTTACTATCAAGCATTGAAGGTTAAAGAAGTAACGGATCATTATAGTATACCGTTGATAGTAAATGATAGAGTGGACATTGCTTTAGCTGTAGGAGCTGACGGTGTACACGTTGGGCAAGAGGATCTTCCTACAAAAATAGCTCGAAAGATCATAGGAAAAGAAAAAATATTAGGAGTATCGGTTGAAAATGTTGAACAGGCTATCCAGGCACAAAAGGATGGAGCTGATTATTTGGGAGTAGGTCCGGTGTTCCCATCTCCTACTAAACCAGAAGCGAAAACAATTAGCATCGCTGAAGTTAAAAAAATCAAGGAGTCTGTCAACATTCCTGTAGTAGCGATTGGGGGAATAACTGCTGAAAATTTATATGATCTCATGAGAGAAACAAATGTGGATGGCGTTGCTGTTATATCGGCACTTTTTTCAGGTGATGTTGAAGAAAATGCCATACGTATACGCAAGGTAATTGAAAAAGTTGAAATAGTTAACGAAAGGAGCCAAAAAGATGGTAAATAA
- the thiM gene encoding hydroxyethylthiazole kinase, translating into MVNNILDTVKVKKPLIHHITNMVTINDCANVTLAVGGLPVMAHAIEEVEEMVSNSQALVLNIGTLTLEQVKAMIKAGKKANSLNIPVIFDPVGAGATKIRTDASKKILDEVQISVIKGNKAEIGILTGSGGKIRGVEAESNDENIESYKNFAKEYHCIVAASGVTDIVSDGNTVYKVDNGHSMLGTISGTGCMLTSIIANFCAVESNHLQATVSAMVAFGLAGELAASRSEVKGPASFKEAFFDEIYNLTDEKLSRGIKVRGEVN; encoded by the coding sequence ATGGTAAATAACATTTTAGATACAGTAAAAGTGAAAAAACCTCTGATACATCATATTACAAATATGGTAACAATAAATGACTGTGCCAATGTAACTTTAGCGGTAGGAGGGCTTCCAGTGATGGCCCATGCAATAGAGGAAGTCGAAGAGATGGTATCTAATTCCCAAGCGCTTGTACTTAATATTGGTACGTTAACTTTAGAACAAGTAAAGGCCATGATAAAAGCTGGGAAGAAAGCCAATTCACTTAATATTCCAGTCATCTTTGATCCTGTTGGTGCAGGAGCAACAAAAATAAGAACAGATGCTTCTAAAAAAATATTAGATGAAGTACAAATATCCGTTATAAAAGGGAACAAAGCAGAGATTGGTATTCTAACGGGTTCTGGTGGGAAAATCAGAGGTGTAGAAGCGGAAAGTAACGATGAAAATATAGAGTCATATAAAAACTTTGCAAAAGAGTATCATTGTATAGTTGCAGCTTCAGGTGTTACAGATATTGTTAGTGATGGTAATACAGTGTATAAAGTTGATAATGGGCATTCTATGTTAGGGACTATCTCAGGTACAGGTTGCATGTTAACGTCTATTATTGCTAATTTTTGTGCTGTGGAAAGTAATCATTTACAGGCAACCGTTTCAGCAATGGTTGCATTTGGACTAGCTGGTGAATTAGCTGCTTCACGTTCAGAGGTGAAAGGTCCTGCTTCTTTTAAAGAAGCGTTCTTTGATGAAATATATAACTTAACAGACGAAAAATTAAGTAGGGGTATAAAGGTACGTGGAGAAGTTAACTAA
- a CDS encoding thiamine ABC transporter substrate-binding protein translates to MKKFLAMLGVIVVLLSFAFSEELTVYIYESLSWIEEGTIQKFEKMNDCDVKVVKLGDAGNVLTRLVLEKKNPRADVVIGLDQSLAAKAIEEDLLIPYKPKNIENVRDKALLFDSQYNVIPYDYGAIAIIYDPEKIQDELESFEDLTKYKNSLIIQDPRASSTGQAFLLWTIAVYENEWKDFWERLMPAILTVSPSWDDSFAKFEIGEAPMMVSYATDSAYSQYYYGSSKYKVFIPKEGAYVQIEGAGIVKGTDNLDLAQKFIEFMLTEDFQKEIPLKQWMFPVIDVELPEVYQYAVVPEKILTIPAQEISNNLERWLKEWEALLY, encoded by the coding sequence GTGAAGAAGTTTTTAGCGATGTTGGGTGTTATAGTTGTTTTGTTATCTTTTGCTTTTTCTGAGGAATTGACTGTCTATATTTACGAAAGTCTCAGTTGGATTGAAGAAGGAACGATTCAAAAGTTTGAAAAGATGAACGACTGCGATGTAAAAGTGGTAAAATTGGGTGATGCAGGTAACGTTCTCACACGGCTAGTTTTGGAAAAGAAAAATCCTCGAGCGGATGTAGTCATTGGGCTTGATCAATCGCTTGCTGCAAAAGCTATTGAAGAGGATTTATTGATCCCTTACAAACCAAAAAATATTGAAAATGTTAGAGACAAAGCGTTGTTATTTGATTCCCAATATAATGTAATTCCTTACGACTATGGAGCTATAGCCATTATTTACGATCCAGAAAAGATACAAGATGAATTAGAATCTTTTGAAGATCTAACTAAATATAAAAATTCGTTGATAATACAAGATCCAAGAGCATCAAGCACTGGTCAAGCTTTTTTACTATGGACAATAGCCGTGTATGAAAATGAGTGGAAAGACTTTTGGGAAAGACTTATGCCTGCAATATTAACAGTAAGTCCTAGCTGGGATGATTCCTTTGCAAAATTTGAAATTGGTGAGGCACCCATGATGGTCAGCTATGCAACTGATAGTGCATACTCACAATATTACTATGGATCTAGTAAGTACAAGGTTTTTATCCCCAAAGAAGGTGCTTATGTTCAGATAGAAGGTGCCGGTATCGTTAAAGGTACTGATAATTTAGATTTAGCTCAGAAATTCATAGAATTTATGTTGACAGAAGATTTTCAAAAAGAAATACCTTTAAAACAATGGATGTTCCCAGTAATTGATGTTGAACTTCCTGAGGTTTACCAATATGCAGTGGTTCCCGAAAAAATTCTGACTATTCCAGCCCAAGAAATTTCAAACAATTTAGAAAGATGGCTGAAAGAATGGGAGGCTCTATTATACTGA
- a CDS encoding ABC transporter permease, whose translation MNNRRSKNLLFILFLCLWLIPFSFLFKDFFRLEGLANFLDPRTWRILGFTFYQAILSSVLSLVITLIPAYFASRNEGIISKLLDNTIFIPFFFPPVSAVMAFTLVYSSVGILSKLGFSLDIMYTLKAIILAHVFYNSPIFVRYISEALRRVPASFIETASMEGAGKFKTFINIELPLIIPSISRALFLVFTYNFTSFAIVLSLGGVKYSTLEVAISTTLRSTLDFPKALSYALIQLLILTILNIFISKFEPISFEYEPLSQKKSGYLSRTLSIFYLIFEYSIVLVGIAASFFDFINMKFDISSFLNLFSKELNRIYPVVRSILNSFLVSTVSASFAVITAYFLLKNYSKLINVSVMATLGISSAFLGMALLYLNILFDIPFVLLLILGYFLITIPIAYSFLFQPIRGFDNKIVEAAKIDGANKLIIFLKVELPLLLSSFTSAFLQIFAIIFGEFTISYTMQVRDYFPLVSVVNYSLSSGRLYQEANALSGLNIILIFFIFYISNKFAKKSGI comes from the coding sequence ATGAACAATAGAAGAAGCAAGAATTTACTGTTTATTTTATTTTTGTGTTTGTGGTTAATACCTTTTTCTTTTTTATTTAAAGATTTTTTTCGTTTAGAAGGTTTAGCGAATTTCTTGGATCCGCGTACGTGGCGGATCCTTGGTTTTACTTTTTATCAAGCTATTCTTTCATCTGTGTTGTCATTGGTTATAACTTTAATTCCAGCGTATTTTGCTTCAAGAAATGAAGGGATCATATCTAAATTATTAGATAATACCATTTTTATTCCTTTCTTTTTCCCACCCGTCTCGGCAGTTATGGCTTTCACTCTTGTTTATTCTTCAGTTGGTATTCTTTCAAAATTGGGTTTTAGTTTAGATATTATGTACACTTTGAAAGCAATAATATTAGCCCATGTCTTTTATAACTCTCCCATATTTGTTCGTTACATATCGGAAGCTCTTAGAAGAGTACCTGCAAGTTTTATAGAAACAGCCAGTATGGAAGGAGCGGGGAAGTTTAAAACTTTTATAAACATAGAATTACCTTTGATAATTCCGTCCATTTCTAGGGCTTTATTTTTAGTATTTACATATAACTTCACGAGTTTCGCGATTGTTTTAAGTTTAGGTGGGGTAAAATATTCAACTTTGGAAGTGGCTATTTCTACAACATTGAGAAGTACACTGGATTTTCCCAAGGCTTTGTCTTACGCATTGATTCAACTCTTAATCCTTACGATTCTTAATATCTTTATATCAAAATTTGAACCTATCTCTTTTGAATATGAACCATTATCTCAAAAGAAATCTGGATATTTAAGTAGGACACTATCCATCTTTTACTTGATCTTTGAATATTCAATTGTTTTGGTAGGCATTGCAGCTTCTTTTTTTGATTTTATAAATATGAAATTTGATATATCTTCATTTCTGAATTTATTTTCTAAAGAATTGAATCGTATATATCCAGTGGTTAGATCAATCTTAAATTCCTTTTTAGTCTCGACAGTATCAGCTTCCTTTGCCGTAATAACAGCATATTTTCTATTGAAAAATTACAGTAAACTCATAAATGTGAGCGTAATGGCCACTTTGGGTATATCATCAGCATTTTTAGGTATGGCTCTACTTTATTTAAATATATTGTTTGATATTCCCTTCGTATTGTTATTGATCCTGGGATATTTCTTAATAACCATACCTATCGCGTATTCATTTTTGTTCCAACCGATACGCGGATTTGACAATAAAATAGTTGAAGCCGCAAAGATAGACGGGGCAAACAAACTAATCATCTTCCTCAAAGTAGAGTTACCCCTTCTGCTTTCTTCGTTTACAAGTGCCTTTCTTCAGATATTTGCAATAATTTTTGGTGAATTTACCATCAGTTATACTATGCAAGTAAGGGATTACTTTCCCCTTGTCAGCGTGGTTAACTATTCTCTTTCCTCAGGAAGATTATACCAAGAAGCAAATGCTTTAAGCGGGTTGAATATAATTTTAATCTTCTTTATCTTTTATATAAGCAATAAGTTTGCAAAAAAATCAGGAATTTAA
- a CDS encoding DUF2281 domain-containing protein: MHEKEIEEKIQKLPENLRREVLDYLDFLLGKYQGRENSRGKFKFDWEGGLSEIREEFTSVELQHKSLEWR; the protein is encoded by the coding sequence ATGCATGAAAAAGAAATCGAGGAAAAAATTCAAAAGCTTCCCGAAAATTTGAGGCGAGAGGTTTTAGATTATTTGGACTTTTTACTAGGTAAATATCAAGGCAGAGAAAATTCAAGAGGTAAATTCAAGTTCGACTGGGAAGGAGGCCTATCAGAGATAAGAGAGGAATTCACTTCTGTTGAACTGCAACACAAATCTTTGGAGTGGAGATAA
- a CDS encoding type II toxin-antitoxin system VapC family toxin has product MFLVDTNVFLEILLNQDKKDDCKAFLNNNIGNLNITDFSLHSIGVILFRYGKEDIFRRFVEDVMPNTKLLFLPMELYREVVNVRKILKLDFDDAYQYSIAKYHGLKVVTMDKDFERIKDVETLFL; this is encoded by the coding sequence ATGTTTTTAGTTGATACGAACGTATTTTTAGAAATTCTCCTCAATCAGGACAAGAAAGATGATTGCAAGGCGTTTCTCAATAACAATATCGGAAATCTCAACATAACGGATTTTTCCCTGCATTCTATCGGCGTAATCCTGTTTAGATATGGCAAAGAAGATATCTTCCGGAGATTTGTTGAAGATGTCATGCCTAACACCAAACTTCTTTTTTTACCGATGGAGCTATACAGAGAAGTTGTAAATGTAAGAAAAATCCTGAAATTAGATTTTGATGATGCATATCAATATAGCATAGCTAAATACCATGGATTGAAAGTAGTTACAATGGACAAGGATTTTGAGAGAATAAAGGATGTAGAAACTTTGTTTTTATAG